Part of the Williamwhitmania sp. genome, TCTTGTTTCTTGTTTCTTTCGCCGAGCTCTCCGGCCTTTGACGGATCGGTTCTCGCTCCTGGTTTCTAGGTTCACTTTTCACTTTTCACTTTTCACTTCTTGTCTTCACAAACCTCTCTCCACTAGGTCCTTGTTGCATTGCTATATCCTTTCCAAATTATCCTTGGTCATATCGCTGCTAACATTTCCGGTGTTTAGGGTTCCCTTTGGTTCAAATAGCATAACTGAAACCTCTTGCTCGGCAACAGGCCTATGTTCAACACCCCGGGGAACAATGATGAACTCCCCCTCATGCACTTCAACTTGCTTTTCCCGGAACTCCAGCGTAAGCTGCCCTTTAAGCACAAAGAACATTTCGTCCTCATTGTCGTGCTTATGCCACACAAATGGCCCCATAAACTTGGCCAACTTAACGTGCTGTCCATTCAGTTCACCTACAATTTTTGGGCTCCAGTGGTC contains:
- a CDS encoding cupin domain-containing protein — encoded protein: MEKVNIAQKLALFSDHWSPKIVGELNGQHVKLAKFMGPFVWHKHDNEDEMFFVLKGQLTLEFREKQVEVHEGEFIIVPRGVEHRPVAEQEVSVMLFEPKGTLNTGNVSSDMTKDNLERI